One genomic segment of Anguilla anguilla isolate fAngAng1 chromosome 2, fAngAng1.pri, whole genome shotgun sequence includes these proteins:
- the tefa gene encoding TEF transcription factor, PAR bZIP family member a isoform X3, translated as MSASLHKNVLGDSNDIPEIFKALLEYPFSAPVLDDNEKDKDKLCEPSDGDSGEGGVSGGMGPSAALTPAIWDKTIPYDGETFHLEYMDLDEFLLENGIPASMEEELQKSLSKDGPAQAEAKAPPTSSSSPAPAKEPPVTRTALTTVSLLPIVQLEQEEEELVTVTVSESGDGARAAGSAEESPKRECVTPTPIDPDEIEVDVNFEPDPTDLVLSSVPGGELFNPRKHRFSEDELKPQPMIKKAKKVFVPNEQKDEKYWQRRRKNNVAAKRSRDARRLKENQITVRAAFLERENTALRQEVAELRRDYGRCKNVLVRYEDKYGPL; from the exons ATGTCTGCTTCACTTCACAAAAACGTTCTCGGTGACTCGAACGACATTCCAGAAATATTTAAAGCTTTGCTCGAGTACCCGTTCTCTGCTCCTGTTCTCGATGACAACG agaaagacaaagacaagCTGTGCGAGCCTAGCGACGGAGAcagcggggaagggggggtcagCGGCGGGATGGGTCCGTCGGCCGCCCTGACCCCCGCCATCTGGGACAAGACCATCCCGTACGACGGGGAGACCTTCCACCTGGAGTACATGGACCTGGACGAGTTCCTGCTGGAGAACGGCATCCCGGCGTccatggaggaggagctgcagaagaGCCTGAGCAAGGACGGCCCCGCCCAGGCCGAGGCCaaggctccgcccacctcctcctccagccccgcccccgccaagGAGCCCCCCGTCACCCGGACGGCGCTGACCACGGTCAGCCTCCTCCCCATcgtgcagctggagcaggaagaggaggagctggtgacGGTGACCGTGTCCGAGTCGGGCGACGGCGCCAGGGCAGCGGGCAGCGCAG AGGAGAGCCCCAAGCGGGAGTGCGTGACCCCCACCCCGATCGACCCCGACGAAATAGAAGTGGACGTGAACTTCGAGCCGGACCCCACGGACCTGGTGCTGTCGAGCGTGCCGGGCGGCGAGCTGTTCAACCCGCGCAAACACCGCTTCTCTGAGGACGAGCTGAAGCCGCAGCCCATGATCAAGAAGGCCAAGAAGGTGTTTGTGCCCAACGAACAGAAG GACGAAAAGTactggcagaggaggaggaagaacaaCGTGGCGGCCAAGCGCTCGCGGGACGCCCGCCGGCTGAAGGAGAACCAGATAACGGTGCGGGCCGCCTTCCTGGAGCGCGAGAACACCGCGCTGCGACAGGAAGTGGCCGAGCTGCGGAGGGACTACGGCCGCTGCAAGAACGTGCTGGTCCGCTACGAGGACAAGTACGGGCCGCTGTAA
- the tefa gene encoding TEF transcription factor, PAR bZIP family member a isoform X2 yields the protein MSASLHKNVLGDSNDIPEIFKALLEYPFSAPVLDDNEKDKDKLCEPSDGDSGEGGVSGGMGPSAALTPAIWDKTIPYDGETFHLEYMDLDEFLLENGIPASMEEELQKSLSKDGPAQAEAKAPPTSSSSPAPAKEPPVTRTALTTVSLLPIVQLEQEEEELVTVTVSESGDGARAAGSAEESPKRECVTPTPIDPDEIEVDVNFEPDPTDLVLSSVPGGELFNPRKHRFSEDELKPQPMIKKAKKVFVPNEQKDEKYWQRRRKNNVAAKRSRDARRLKENQITVRAAFLERENTALRQEVAELRRDYGRCKNVLVRYEDKYGPLAPIQTEEDDL from the exons ATGTCTGCTTCACTTCACAAAAACGTTCTCGGTGACTCGAACGACATTCCAGAAATATTTAAAGCTTTGCTCGAGTACCCGTTCTCTGCTCCTGTTCTCGATGACAACG agaaagacaaagacaagCTGTGCGAGCCTAGCGACGGAGAcagcggggaagggggggtcagCGGCGGGATGGGTCCGTCGGCCGCCCTGACCCCCGCCATCTGGGACAAGACCATCCCGTACGACGGGGAGACCTTCCACCTGGAGTACATGGACCTGGACGAGTTCCTGCTGGAGAACGGCATCCCGGCGTccatggaggaggagctgcagaagaGCCTGAGCAAGGACGGCCCCGCCCAGGCCGAGGCCaaggctccgcccacctcctcctccagccccgcccccgccaagGAGCCCCCCGTCACCCGGACGGCGCTGACCACGGTCAGCCTCCTCCCCATcgtgcagctggagcaggaagaggaggagctggtgacGGTGACCGTGTCCGAGTCGGGCGACGGCGCCAGGGCAGCGGGCAGCGCAG AGGAGAGCCCCAAGCGGGAGTGCGTGACCCCCACCCCGATCGACCCCGACGAAATAGAAGTGGACGTGAACTTCGAGCCGGACCCCACGGACCTGGTGCTGTCGAGCGTGCCGGGCGGCGAGCTGTTCAACCCGCGCAAACACCGCTTCTCTGAGGACGAGCTGAAGCCGCAGCCCATGATCAAGAAGGCCAAGAAGGTGTTTGTGCCCAACGAACAGAAG GACGAAAAGTactggcagaggaggaggaagaacaaCGTGGCGGCCAAGCGCTCGCGGGACGCCCGCCGGCTGAAGGAGAACCAGATAACGGTGCGGGCCGCCTTCCTGGAGCGCGAGAACACCGCGCTGCGACAGGAAGTGGCCGAGCTGCGGAGGGACTACGGCCGCTGCAAGAACGTGCTGGTCCGCTACGAGGACAAGTACGGGCCGCT TGCCCCAATACAGACAGAGGAGGACGACCTGTAA
- the tefa gene encoding TEF transcription factor, PAR bZIP family member a isoform X1: protein MSVDSTVTVVLDSGPPSSFPVVLKKIMENPPPNILEEGNEEKDKDKLCEPSDGDSGEGGVSGGMGPSAALTPAIWDKTIPYDGETFHLEYMDLDEFLLENGIPASMEEELQKSLSKDGPAQAEAKAPPTSSSSPAPAKEPPVTRTALTTVSLLPIVQLEQEEEELVTVTVSESGDGARAAGSAEESPKRECVTPTPIDPDEIEVDVNFEPDPTDLVLSSVPGGELFNPRKHRFSEDELKPQPMIKKAKKVFVPNEQKDEKYWQRRRKNNVAAKRSRDARRLKENQITVRAAFLERENTALRQEVAELRRDYGRCKNVLVRYEDKYGPLAPIQTEEDDL, encoded by the exons ATGTCTGTGGATTCGACGGTCACCGTCGTTTTGGACTCGGGTCCTCCGAGTTCGTTTCCCGTTGTATTAAAGAAGATCATGGAAAATCCCCCTCCGAATATACTTGAAGAGGGAAACGAAG agaaagacaaagacaagCTGTGCGAGCCTAGCGACGGAGAcagcggggaagggggggtcagCGGCGGGATGGGTCCGTCGGCCGCCCTGACCCCCGCCATCTGGGACAAGACCATCCCGTACGACGGGGAGACCTTCCACCTGGAGTACATGGACCTGGACGAGTTCCTGCTGGAGAACGGCATCCCGGCGTccatggaggaggagctgcagaagaGCCTGAGCAAGGACGGCCCCGCCCAGGCCGAGGCCaaggctccgcccacctcctcctccagccccgcccccgccaagGAGCCCCCCGTCACCCGGACGGCGCTGACCACGGTCAGCCTCCTCCCCATcgtgcagctggagcaggaagaggaggagctggtgacGGTGACCGTGTCCGAGTCGGGCGACGGCGCCAGGGCAGCGGGCAGCGCAG AGGAGAGCCCCAAGCGGGAGTGCGTGACCCCCACCCCGATCGACCCCGACGAAATAGAAGTGGACGTGAACTTCGAGCCGGACCCCACGGACCTGGTGCTGTCGAGCGTGCCGGGCGGCGAGCTGTTCAACCCGCGCAAACACCGCTTCTCTGAGGACGAGCTGAAGCCGCAGCCCATGATCAAGAAGGCCAAGAAGGTGTTTGTGCCCAACGAACAGAAG GACGAAAAGTactggcagaggaggaggaagaacaaCGTGGCGGCCAAGCGCTCGCGGGACGCCCGCCGGCTGAAGGAGAACCAGATAACGGTGCGGGCCGCCTTCCTGGAGCGCGAGAACACCGCGCTGCGACAGGAAGTGGCCGAGCTGCGGAGGGACTACGGCCGCTGCAAGAACGTGCTGGTCCGCTACGAGGACAAGTACGGGCCGCT TGCCCCAATACAGACAGAGGAGGACGACCTGTAA
- the phf5a gene encoding PHD finger-like domain-containing protein 5A: protein MAKHHPDLIFCRKQAGVAIGRLCEKCDGKCVICDSYVRPCTLVRICDECNYGSYQGRCVICGGPGVSDAYYCKECTIQEKDRDGCPKIVNLGSSKTDLFYERKKYGFKKR from the exons ATGGCCAAACATCATCCCGATTTGATTTTCTGTCGGAAACAAGCCGGCGTCG ccaTCGGAAGattgtgtgaaaaat GTGACGGGAAGTGTGTGATCTGTGATTCCTACGTACGGCCTTGCACCCTGGTGCGCATCTGCGACGAGTGCAACTACGGCTCCTACCAGGGACGCTGCGTCATCTGCGGGGGGCCGGGAGTCTCTGACGCCTACTACTGCAAGGAGTGCACCATCCAAGAGAAAGAT CGAGACGGTTGCCCCAAGATTGTGAACCTGGGAAGTTCTAAGACTGACCTTTTCTACGAGAGGAAGAAGTATGGCTTCAAGAAGAGGTGA
- the aco2 gene encoding aconitate hydratase, mitochondrial isoform X2 produces the protein MATYCLTVTRLQHALGQGVRRLHVSAAFRAKAQVTMSRFEPSSHINYDKLVSNVNIVRKRLNRPLTLSEKIVYGHLDDPAGQDIARGRTYLRLRPDRVAMQDATAQMAMLQFISSGLPRVAVPSTIHCDHLIEAQIGGAQDLQRAKEVNQEVYNFLASAGAKYGVGFWKPGSGIIHQIILENYAYPGVMLIGTDSHTPNGGGLGSICIGVGGADAVDVMAGIPWELKCPNVIGVKLTGSLSGWTSPKDVILKVAGILTVKGGTGAIVEYHGPGVDSISCTGMATICNMGAEIGATTSVFPYNHRMRTYLQKTGRGDIAALADEYQDVLVPDPGCEYDQVIELNLSELKPHINGPFTPDLAHPVSDIGRVAEQNGWPLEVKVGLIGSCTNSSYEDMGRAASVAQQALDHGLKCQAQFTVTPGSEQIRATIERDGYAKVLREVGGVVLANACGPCIGQWDRRDVKKGEKNTIVTSFNRNFTARNDANPATHAFVTSPEIVTALAIAGSLKFNPETDYLTASSGEKFKLVPPTGDELPARDFDPGQDTYQHPPADGVALRVDVNPQSNRLQLLEPFDQWDGNDLEDLYILIKVKGKCTTDHISAAGPWLKFRGHLDNISNNLLIGAVNMENDAVNSIRNQLTGEYGGVPDVARDYKKHGVQWAVSLCFPCAEARCAVAVSLCFPCAEARCAVAVSLCFPCAEARCAVDCVQ, from the exons ATGGCGACCTACTGTTTAACTGTCACCCGGCTGCAG catgccctggggCAGGGCGTGAGACGGCTCCATGTGTCTGCAGCCTTCAGAGCCAAGGCCCAGGTGACCATGAGCCGCTTTGAGCCCAGCTCCCACATCAACTATGACAAGCTGGTGTCCAACGTCAACATTGTGCGCAAGAG ACTCAACCGGCCGCTCACCCTGTCGGAGAAGATCGTGTACGGGCACCTGGACGACCCGGCGGGGCAGGACATCGCGCGCGGGCGCACGTACCTGCGGCTGCGGCCGGACCGCGTGGCCATGCAGGACGCCACGGCGCAGATGGCCATGCTGCAGTTCATCAGCAGCGGCCTGCCCCGGGTGGCCGTGCCCTCCACCATCCACTGCGACCACCTGATAGAGGCCCAGATCGGCGGGGCCCAGGACCTGCAGAGGGCCAAG gaagtgaatcAGGAGGTGTATAACTTCCTGGCTAGCGCTGGAGCCAAATACGGAGTGGGCTTCTGGAAACCAGGTTCCGGAATCATCCATCAG ATCATCCTGGAGAACTATGCGTATCCCGGGGTCATGCTGATTGGCACAGACTCGCACACGCCCAACGGCGGCGGCCTGGGCTCCATCTGCatcggggtgggcggggccgacgCGGTCGACGTGATGGCGGGAATCCCCTGGGAGCTCAAGTGTCCCAAC GTGATCGGAGTGAAGCTGACGGGCTCCCTCTCGGGCTGGACCTCCCCGAAGGACGTCATCCTGAAGGTGGCCGGGATCCTGACGGTGAAGGGGGGCACTGGAGCCATCGTGGAGTACCACGGGCCCGGGGTGGACTCCATCTCCTGCACCG gaatGGCCACTATCTGTAACATGGGAGCTGAAATTGGAGCCACCACCTCTGTGTTCCCCTACAACCACCGCATGAGGACCTACCTGCAGAAGACCGGCCGGGGGG ACATCGCCGCCCTGGCTGACGAGTACCAGGACGTGCTGGTGCCGGACCCTGGCTGCGAGTACGACCAGGTGATCGAGCTCAACCTGAGCGAG CTGAAGCCCCACATTAACGGGCCCTTCACCCCTGACCTGGCCCACCCCGTGTCCGACATCGGCAGAGTGGCCGAGCAGAACGGATGGCCCCTAGAGGTCAAAGTGG GTCTGATTGGCAGCTGCACTAACTCCAGCTATGAGGACATGGGCCGGGCCGCCTCTGTAGCCCAGCAGGCCCTGGACCACGGGCTCAAGTGCCAGGCCCAGTTCACCGTCACGCCCGGGTCCGAGCAGATCCGCGCCACCATCGAGAGAGACGGCTAC GCTAAGGTCCTGAGGGAGGTTGGGGGAGTGGTGCTGGCCAATGCCTGTGGACCCTGCATTGGACAGTGGGACAG GCGCGATGTCAAGAAGGGAGAGAAGAACACGATCGTTACGTCTTTCAACAGAAACTTCACCGCCAGGAATGATGCCAACCCAGCAACCCACGCCTTTGTCACCTCCCCTGAG ATTGTCACAGCCCTGGCCATCGCCGGCTCCCTGAAATTCAACCCGGAGACGGATTACCTCACCGCCTCCAGCGGAGAGAAGTTCAAGCTGGTGCCGCCCACGGGAGACGAGCTGCCCGCCCGCGACTTCGACCCGGGACAGGACACCTACCAGCACCCGCCCGCCGACGGCGTCGCCCTGCGCGTGGACGTCAACCCCCAGAGCAACcgcctgcagctgctggagcCCTTCGACCAGTGGGACGGCAACGACCTGGAGGACCTGTACATCCTCATcaag GTGAAAGGTAAATGCACCACCGACCACATCAGCGCCGCCGGGCCCTGGCTCAAGTTCCGCGGTCACCTGGACAACATCTCCAACAACCTGCTGATCGGGGCCGTCAACATGGAGAACGACGCCGTCAACAGCATCCGCAACCAGCTGACCGGCGAGTACGGGGGAGTCCCCGACGTGGCACGCGACTACAAG AAGCACGGTGTGCAGTGggctgtgtccctgtgtttcCCCTGTGCAGAAGCACGGTGTGCAGtagctgtgtccctgtgtttcCCCTGTGCAGAAGCACGGTGTGCAGtagctgtgtccctgtgtttcCCCTGTGCAGAAGCACGGTGTGCAGTGGACTGTGTGCAGtag